A genome region from Halichondria panicea chromosome 15, odHalPani1.1, whole genome shotgun sequence includes the following:
- the LOC135349388 gene encoding E3 ubiquitin-protein ligase synoviolin B-like: MYSSSTAMRVLLLTLGATALTSLVVSNAYLKKEQFYPTVVYLLNSNRSLCVLYLQGFVTLYLLCSLLKKMFFGTLRDAEVEHLIESSWFAVLETFILLAAFHQELNITFVSMISVLFVMKSFHWLAGDRVDYMERSPLISWLFHLRAVTLLLLLGTLDYLCMRSAWRSIATKGLSVEIVFGLEYAIMFLNLINTLLRYILHTIDLQSEDPWENKTIYMRIVDIILGFFKLIIYVSYMSFMLYVLFIPLHIARRIYITAKNFQKSIADVISSHKAIRNLNTLYPDATADELNTANNVCIICREEMADRCKKLPCNHIFHMACLRSWFQRQQTCPTCRMDVLSESAVSRMNQAQQRRANINQQQPPPQPEGQGGLPPPNLGFPMMWPGMVPPPPMQQNQPPQPAPAAAAAGPQQQPREEQDGGGNAPATEGVAPVDGQPANNGQSANGPEPGQGANMLPPFPPFMVPPPFGLMPPPFGAVPSFGPVPPFGGMPSGDVMAGLTDEQLHSLEGMERANVEARVQLLRNVQRLLDSAVTQLNQYSAVMATLGPSAGPGFPGYPPPPDHTAGPTLYTSQATPTQSRQKPPDTQTQTSFTGSSSKLSELKPTFSFSSGNLESDTEENSIPDPGTESRQGLKSVDNLTESDVSEEVKSKPLVPKLEPLEQVDDSLSQEMADIRQRRLQRFNSVPQSGSVVAVEDRAGTKDSDVDNVTEID; encoded by the exons ATGTACAGCAGTAGTACGGCCATGAGAGTGCTCCTGCTAACCCTGGGAGCCACGGCCCTCACTAGTCTGGTGGTCAGCAATGCTTACTTGAAGAAGGAGCAGTTCTATCCCACTGTAGTGTACCTGCTCAACTCTAACAGGAGTCTGTGTGTGCTCTATCTGCAGGGATTTGTGACACTGTATCTGCTGTGTAGCTTGCTCAAGAAAATGTTCTTTGGTACTCTCAGAGATGCCGAGGTGGAG CACCTGATAGAGAGCTCGTGGTTTGCAGTGCTGGAGACCTTCATTCTACTAGCTGCCTTTCATCAGGAACTCAACATTACATTTGTGTCCATGATCTCAGTGCTGTTTGTTATGAAGAGCTTCCACTGGCTCGCAGGAGACAGGGTCGACTAT aTGGAAAGGAGCCCCCTCATTTCCTGGTTGTTCCACTTGAGGGCAGTGACCCTCCTACTGTTACTAGGGACTCTAGACTACCTGTGTATGCGTAGTGCCTGGAGGAGTATAGCAACAAAGGGACTGTCAGTGGAGATTGTGTTTGGACTTGAG TATGCCATCATGTTCTTAAACCTGATAAACACTCTCCTTCGTTACATCCTCCACACTATTGACCTTCAAAGTGAAGACCCTTGGGAGAATAAAACCATCTACATGAGAATTGTTGACATTATACTAG GTTTTTTCAAGCTGATCATCTATGTCAGCTATATGAGCTTCATGCTTTATGTTTTGTTCATTCCTCTACACATTGCCAGGAGAATCTACATCACAGCCAA gAACTTTCAGAAGAGCATCGCTGACGTGATCTCCTCACACAAAGCCATCAGAAACCTCAACACACT GTACCCTGATGCCACTGCCGATGAACTGAACACAGCTAACAACGTGTGTATTATTTGTCGCGAGGAGATGGCTGATCGTTGCAAGAAGCTTCCCTGTAACCACATATTCCACATGGCTTGTCTCCGCTCCTGGTTCCAGCGACAACAGACTTGCCCCACCTGTAGAATGGACGTACTCAGTGAGAGTGCGGTCTCCAGGATGAACCAGGCGCAGCAGAGGAGAGCCAACATTAACCAACAACAACCTCCACCACAGCCGGAGGGACAAG GAGGTCTTCCTCCCCCTAATCTTGGCTTCCCCATGATGTGGCCAGGAATGGTCCCACCTCCTCCAATGCAACAAAACCAACCACCACAGCCAGCACCAGCGGCCGCGGCTGCAGGACCTCAGCAGCAACCCAGGGAGGAGCAAG ATGGTGGTGGTAATGCTCCAGCCACAGAAGGTGTTGCTCCAGTGGATGGTCAGCCAGCAAACAATGGTCAGAGTGCCAATGGCCCCGAACCTGGTCAAGGGGCAAACATGCTGCCTCCATTTCCACCATTTATGGTACCTCCACCGTTTGGGCTCATGCCGCCACCGTTTGGAGCTGTGCCATCGTTTGGACCTGTACCACCATTTG gtGGCATGCCGAGTGGTGATGTAATGGCAGGCCTAACAGACGAGCAGCTGCACTCTCTCGAGGGTATGGAGAGAGCCAATGTTGAGGCTCGTGTTCAACTATTGAGGAATGTTCAGAGACTGCTAGACTCGGCAGTGACCCAGCTCAACCAGTACTCTGCTGTTATGGCAACTCTGGG CCCTTCGGCTGGACCTGGTTTCCCTGgttacccccctcccccagaCCACACGGCGGGACCAACCCTCTACACAAGCCAAGCCACTCCCACTCAGAGTCGTCAGAAACCaccagacacacaaacacaaactaGCTTCACTGGAAGCTCCTCGAAACTTTCAGAGCTGAAACCTACTTTCTCATTCTCTAGTGGTAACTTGGAATCGGACACAGAAGAAAACTCGATTCCTGATCCTGGAACGGAATCGAGACAAGGTCTCAAGAGTGTAGATAATTTGACAGAGAGTGATGTCTCTGAAGAGGTCAAGTCTAAACCGCTGGTTCCAAAACTGGAGCCATTGGAGCAAGTGGACGATTCACTTAGCCAAGAAATGGCTGATATCAGACAACGCAGATTGCAGAGATTCAACTCAGTACCACAATCAGGTAGTGTTGTTGCCGTGGAGGACAGAGCTGGAACTAAAGATAGCGATGTGGACAATGTCACGGAGATCGATTAG
- the LOC135349367 gene encoding transmembrane protein 145-like, with the protein MGGLPVALLLLLVCKLSAGTRVSGVTKHSPLPTDDRNNNAPLYYLAKFGVASGQNLYVFGSVKTEDLFVTIRSGLLLVLVPQDVSDSLVAKHGVMSCNAVFESVLNESISVDDHTCPSGMKDYIRRLPCNNQDPLSCNQPNSIRVVPGNDFTFRVKESPKTEFYYLFMLACDRNYSSSCKWSETENSTLWYDISLVNSDPENNTHLNPFVYQFSLELEGVLLMQLLFSVVYLALLSIHLAMHFGLCGKWCKTSAIGFRRMHLLPAIFTASLVLEFLHVIFELIHYAVFAGDGFGAVWCLFLGEVFNQFSDWLLILVLLLIGKGWMVTDSALRWKKLTFGVWGAYVVFFSVYFIWAVVQNQVFPLSIWTNHTFQSWPGALYLAYRLALLAYILYEMRQIYLVENRPEKLKLYFSLSFMYIIWFCYLPLVVFIIAFINPLYKHRVVTAFLLVFDLLANVGAMVLFAPRWAKLIFQFDSHLNTVQDRGYYKGLKNFYYGSSDSTSSATNVI; encoded by the exons ATGGGTGGTTTGCCAGTTGCCCTGCTCCTCCTGCTAGTGTGCAAGCTGTCTGCTGGGACAAGAGTCAGTGGTGTTACAAAACATTCTCCTTTGCCTACAGATGACAGGAACAACAATGCCCCCCTGTACTATTTAGCCAAGTTTGGAGTTGCTTCTGGTCAAAATTTGTATGTATTTGGGTCCGTTAAAACGGAAGATCTCTTTGTCACGATACGATCTGGATTGTTGTTAGTGCTTGTACCTCAGGATGTTTCTGACAGTCTCGTAGCTAAGCATGGCGTAATGTCGTGCAACGCAGTGTTTGAGTCGGTTCTCAACGAGAGTATTTCAGTGGACGACCATACCTGCCCCAGTGGAATGAAGGACTACATCAGAAGGCTTCCATGCAACAATCAAGACCCATTATCTTGTAACCAACCCAACTCCATTCGTGTAGTTCCTGGAAATGACTTCACTTTTCGCGTAAAAGAATCTCCAAAAACTGAATTTTACTATCTCTTCATGTTGGCTTGTGATCGCAACTACTCATCCAGCTGTAAATGGAGTGAAACGGAAAATAGTACTCTCTGGTACGATATAAGTCTTGTCAACTCAGATCCGGAAAACAACACCCACTTGAATCCATTCGTCTACCAATTTTCGCTTGAGCTGGAGGGAGTACTACTCATGCAGTTATTGTTCTCCGTTGTATACCTGGCCCTGCTCTCCATACATCTCGCAATGCACTTTGGACTCTGCGGGAAATGGTGCAAAACGTCCGCGATAGGTTTTCGAAGGATGCATCTATTACCAGCTATATTCACTGCATCTCTGGTGCTGGAGTTCCTTCATGTGATATTTGAACTGATCCATTATGCTGTGTTCGCTGGTGATGGGTTTGGAGCGGTATGGTGCTTGTTCTTGGGAGAGGTGTTCAACCAGTTTTCCGATTGGCTGCTGATTCTTGTGCTATTGCTCATCGGTAAGGGCTGGATGGTGACAGACAGTGCTCTACGCTGGAAGAAACTCACGTTTGGAGTATGGGGAGCGTATGTGGTCTTCTTCTCTGTGTACTTCATTTGGGCTGTT GTTCAGAATCAAGTGTTTCCCCTGTCTATTTGGACTAACCACACCTTCCAGAGCTGGCCGGGGGCTCTCTACCTTGCCTATAGACTTGCACTCCTGGCCTACATTCTCTATGAAATGAGACAGATTTATCTCGTTGAAAATCGACCTGAGAAGTTGAAGCTCTATTTCTCTTTATCGTTTATGTATATCATATGGTTTTGTTATCTTCCTTTAGTGGTCTTCATAATCGCATTTATCAATCCCCTTTATAAGCATCGTGTAGTTACTGCATTTTTGCTGGTATTTGATTTATTAGCTAACGTAGGTGCCATGGTTTTGTTCGCCCCTCGATGGGCTAAACTTATATTTCAGTTTGATAGTCACTTGAACACTGTACAAGATCGTGGCTACTACAAGGGACTTAAGAATTTCTATTATGGTAGCTCAGACAGCACTTCCAGTGCTACTAATGTCATCTGA
- the LOC135349234 gene encoding uncharacterized protein LOC135349234 → TNYAFFGYYHGGRNTINVGYVDGLSVTHGQSPRTHIWTFASGLFNGTGNGYSHLRCPCDEGNTYGSPSPPFVGNDYFCDSVATPNNWNVNPNRFYPDNALWDGQSSLNTCYNNNNPPWFTKTLSTPTTDDIELRMCFHNPNIHSNIGLQLLELYIS, encoded by the coding sequence ACCAACTACGCATTCTTTGGATACTACCATGGAGGTAGGAATACTATCAATGTTGGATATGTCGATGGACTCAGTGTCACGCATGGGCAATCTCCACGCACACATATCTGGACATTTGCCAGTGGTCTGTTCAATGGAACCGGTAACGGTTATTCTCACCTGCGCTGTCCTTGTGATGAGGGGAACACTTATGGTTCTCCTTCTCCTCCATTTGTGGGAAATGACTACTTTTGTGATAGTGTGGCCACACCTAATAACTGGAATGTAAACCCGAATCGTTTCTATCCCGACAATGCGCTGTGGGATGGTCAGTCCAGCCTCAACACAtgttacaataacaataatcCTCCGTGGTTTACGAAAACTCTATCAACTCCAACTACTGATGACATTGAGCTACGAATGTGCTTCCATAATCCCAACATACATTCTAACATTGGACTTCAGCTCTTGGAACTATACATCAGTTGA
- the LOC135349389 gene encoding uncharacterized protein LOC135349389, giving the protein MDPNSKEKKLVFATQQLTAKLTTVVTSCAKEIEEDGALQFSKNSGRRDKGIMKATLPIMLAYCDWLMAVGVKTRQQMKDIWEKFVDNKDVRDCVEELKQAEEAFNSLLEGVNEVVQKDEEITLKSLETVTRGGVLPTTLPLQDLDTGAQIITGDILRDPYTLFILNRNLS; this is encoded by the exons ATGGACCCAAACTCCAAAGAAAAGAAGCTGGTTTTTGCTACCCAACAGCTCACTGCTAAACTGACCACAGTGGTGACAAGCTGTGCCAAGGAGATAGAAGAAGACGGTGCACTGCAGTTCAGCAAGAACTCTGGACGACGTGACAAGGGGATCATGAAAGCAACCCTACCCATCATGCTCGCTTATTGTGACTGGCTTATGGCTGTTGGTGTCAAAACTAGACAGCAAATGAAAGATATCTGGGAGAAATTTGTCGACAACAAGGACGTGCGGGACTGTGTGGAAGAATTGAAGCAAGCAGAAGAAGCTTTCAACTCGTTGCTGGAGGGGGTGAATGAAGTTGTGCAAAAGGACGAAGAAATTACG CTAAAGTCCTTAGAGACAGTTACGAGGGGAGGAGTCCTACCGACGACATTACCACTGCAGGATCTGGATACTGGAGCTCAAATCATTACGGGAGATATTTTGAGAGATCCTTACACTCTGTTCATTTTGAACCGGAATCTTTCCTGA
- the LOC135348730 gene encoding uncharacterized protein LOC135348730, whose translation MSSVLIIFCCLLGLGSAWNQPSTCYVRSQCSSGTETHLTKISESLEHIREALETIADRLLDDEGNESAPVSTTSMPTGATSTMEATTATTSEPTAATSTMEATTATTSEPTATTSTMEATTATTSDPTATTSTMEATTTTTSEPTAATSTMEATTATTSEPTAATSTMEATTATTSEPTAATSTMEAKTATTSEPTAATSTMEATTATTSEPTAMTTDPPTASDTCGGPGWTRVAYINMTDPNQQCPQGLQLTDYSIRSCGRASTSSGGVCSSVMFPVDGVQYRQVCGRAIGYR comes from the exons ATGTCTTCTGTACTCATAATATTTTGCTGCCTCCTTGGTCTGGGGTCAGCCTGGAACCAACCGAGCACCTGCTATGTTAGGAGCCAATGCTCCAGTGGAACTGAGACACACCTAACAAAGATCAGTGAATCATTGGAACATATTCGTGAAGCACTGGAAACTATTGCCGACAGATTGCTGG ATGATGAAGGAAATGAAAGTGCACCAGTGTCAACTACCAGCATGCCAACAGGagccacatcaaccatggaagcaacaactgccactaccagtgaaccaacagcagccacatcaaccatggaagcaacaactgccactaccagtgaaccaacagcaaccacatcaaccatggaagcaacaactgccactaccagtgatCCAACAGCAaccacatcaaccatggaagcaacaactaccactaccagtgaaccaacagcagccacatcaaccatggaagcaacaactgccactaccagtgaaccaacagcagccacatcaaccatggaagcaacaactgccactaccagtgaaccaacagcagccacatcaaccatggaagcaaaaactgccactaccagtgaaccaacagcagccacatcaaccatggaagcaacaactgccactaccagtgaaccaacagcaaTGACCACAGACCCACCAACTGCTTCTGAcacttgcggtggaccaggatGGACGAGAGTGGCCTACATTAACATGACCGACCCCAACCAACAATGCCCTCAAGGACTTCAACTGACAGACTATTCGATAAGATCATGTGGTCGTGCATCAACGTCTAGTGGTGGTGTTTGCTCATCTGTCATGTTTCCAGTGGATGGTGTCCAATACAGGCAGGTGTGTGGGAGAGCAATAGGTTATCGGTAG